The genomic interval GTAAGTAAGCGGTTAAGAGAGGATGCAGAAGCTTCTATCAAAAATGTATCCGGAGAATCGCTCAATGCGATCATCAGCACCTCGACGCTGGAGTTGGGAATTGATATTGGAGAGCTGGATCAGATTCTTCAGATCGGGGGCTTAAACAGCTCAGGTTCCTTTTTACAACGTGTGGGAAGAACAGGCCGCAGAGCGGGCCGCCCGCAGTTTTTTCGCGGTTTATGTTCGGATGTGGGTGAACTGGTATTATTGACCGGCTGTGTAAGCTTAGGAATGAAAGGGCGCTCGGAAGCTATTTTACTTCCCCGGAGGGCCTTTCATATTCTGGCCCACCAGGTTATTTGTTATTGTATTCAGCATGCAGGAGCTACTGCGGAACAGATCTGGACGACCCTTTCCAAGGCTTTCTGCTTCTCAAAGATTTCCCGCGCAGAATTGGATATGCTGGTTGCACACATGGTACAGGAAGAGTATTTGAGACGTGTAAATGGAAATGTACTATTGACTGGCGATAAAAGTGAGAAGGAATTTCTTCGTGCAAACTACCGGCGATTGTTTGCGATTTTCGACACCGGTCCTATTTACAATGTTGTTGATGGTAAGAAAGTGATCGGAACGCTCGACTCAGAATTTGCCAGAACACAGCAGCTGCCATTTATTTTTGTGCTTGGCGGCCAGGAATGGAACACACTTAAAATAGACCATGAGCAACAACAGGTCATGGTACAAAAGAATGAAACGGGAATTGCGCCTAAGTGGAATACCTATAATAATCCGGATATCCCTTTCGAACTGGCACAGGAAGTTGGCCGGCTTTTGATGGGAGATGAAACGATTGAATTTCTTGACTATCAGGCTTTTATGGTGATTCGTGCGCAGAGAGAAGCTCATCGTTATCTTGGATGGGAAAAGAGGAAATGGATAATGGAAGTTGCTGGGGGATCGGGAAAAATTCATTTATGGACCTTTGCCGGAGATAAGATCAACAGAGCGCTCCATATCATCTTCAAGTCTTGCTCGGAAGGCGAAGGTAGTTACGATTACCAAAAGGTAGTGTTGAACATGAATCAAATGTCAATAGAAGCAGCCTACGCGCTTATGATGCGTCTCAGAGATCAAACGGAAAATGATATCGTAAATCTTCTCGAAAGCAACACAGCTCCGAAGTGGTTTTCAAAATTCTCGGCGTGTTTGCCAGATGCCTTAGCCACGAGGACCATAATAGAAAAAGGTATGGACGCCGCAGGGCTCGTTCGTGAACTCAACATCGTCACTATTGAATACTAAGCTTGCAGGTAAACACAAAACATTCCCTGCGCATAGTCCCTATGTGCGTGGAGAACCTCCTTAAAAAGTACATTATGAACCGGCTTACCCGATAGATGCATCATCACAATTTATGCTACATCTCCATCAATACTAAAGCTGACAACAAGTTGTTTAAGTATATGCAGGCCTCCCGCGGAAGTGCCCGCTGCCACAACGAATCGCGTAGATGAATCCATATGATTATTTTGGAATTGATCGAAAGTGCTGCTGTAGGAGCACAACGACTATACCTAAATGCGGGACACCGCATATTACAATCACCCTTGAATCCCATAGCCTGACAACCTGATCAGCTCCTTCACATCCGTGATCCAGATCTTTCTGCCCTGCGAATTCAAAATACCGGCAGCTTTAAACTCTGTAAGTATCCTGACAATATTTTCATTGCCCGTACCGACCATGTTGGCAAGGTCACTACGGGAAAGGTTGATCATTATTTCTTCTCCTGGTAGTGTTTCTGCCTTGAATTTTTCACGTAATACAATTAAGGCAATGGCCAGCCTTTCCTTTACAGAGCGGTGTGCAAATACAGAAATACTGTTGGTCAGTACAGTGAATTCGTGGCTGAGTGCTTTCAGTAATCTGCGGGGTAATACAATGGATCTTTCCAGCACAGCTGTAAAATCTTCCTTGGGAATAAATGAAATAACGCTTTCTTCTAATGTAGCGGCAGAGTCAGGGTAATATTCCTCCGCCAGAATTGCATGGTATCCGATCAGTTCCCCGGTATTGGCCACATATATGATCTGCTCCCTGCCGGTCTGGTCCACCTGGTACTTCTTCACCTTTCCCTTTTTGATAAAGAAAATGCCGGAAGCCACAGCTCCCTCCCTGAAGATGACCTCCCCCTTGCCATATCGCTGTTCCTGCATATGTGAAAAGAGATCAGTATGCTCATCCTCCGGCAGATTGTTCAATATGGAGTGCGATTTGAAATTCCATTTATCGATGGGAAAGAGACCTGCTAAACTCATAGAAGTAAACCTATGTGGTGAAAAGTGATCTTTTACAGTTTTTTAATTGAAAAGTATCAGTGCATTCGAATACTATCAAAGGTACCTTCGCAATATGAAAATATCAACTGTTTCTCGCCCGAGAATTAATTTCACCAGCAATCATGAGTGGATTGATTTTAATGGTACTGTTGGCTTCGTAGGTATTTCAGCCCATCGATTAAAAGGAATTAAGAATATAGTTAATGTAAAATGGCATAATCCTAAGGGTACGGTTGAGAAAGGCGCTGTTATCGCTGAAATTCACACAACAGAACAGGTGATCCCGGTATGTGCTCCGCTTAGTTGTAAATATCTTGGACGAAATCAGAAGTTGTCCGGTGATCTGAACCTTATATTGGAAAGTCCACAGGACAATGGGTGGTTATTCTTCGTAACTCCGGTAAAGATCTATAACCAGGAGCCGCTGCTTTCACCTGAACATTATCAGAAACTGATACGCACCAAAGTTGCCAATTGATCAGATATGGGAAACGTAATAACGAGACCGACATGGTTCCTGGCGGATGCCTCATTTGACTGGTTATATCCCGAAAGGATCCAGCGGATGTCGGGAAGGCATTGGACCCCACTCAGCATCGCCAGGAAAGCTGCCGCCTTTCTGGCAGAAGAAGGGAAGAAGGTACTCGATATTGGAAGTGGTGTAGGCAAATTTACCCTTATTGGCGCCCATTATAATCCCCGGACCTTTTTCTATGGCGTAGAACAGAGAAGCGAACTACATCATTATGCACTGGCCGCTCAGGAGTATACAAGGACTGAGAATGCAGCATTTTTTAACCTGAACTTCACACAGGTGAACCTTGCTGCCTATGATCATTTTTATTTTTACAATGCGTTTTTTGAGAATCTGGACGTCAATGACCGGATAGATCACAATATTGAATATTCCGACAGTTTGTACCAGTATTATACCCGGTACCTATTCAGGGAGCTCAACAAGAAGCCTGCCGGAACCAGGCTGGTGACCTTTCACAGCCTGGAAGATGAAATACCGCCAGGCTATGAGCTGAAGGAGGCTTCTGCAGATTTCATGTTGAAAATGTGGGTGAAAAGGTAGGCATCAAAAACCAGTCATCATACCTGCTTCGATGAGTTTATACATAGTCGAAAGTTAGACAAGGCAGATATGGCGCTGTGGATAACGCAACGCTATCTCTAACTTGAACAATAGGAAAGAGGGGACACTTCTGTGTTCCCTTAGCTATTTATCCCTTCCATACCGTTGCTTTTAAAATAGTAACTTGTGCCCTATGAGTATCCGGGATAAGTTTCCAATTGACAAATGGGATTTTAAAAGTGAGTCCGTCCTGGCTGACCTGCCACCGGCTGTCTATGAGATGCTGACAGCACACATGAGTGAGCGGGTTTACAAGAAAAACGAACTGCTGTTCAGGGAAGGGACCTATCCTTCCGGTATATATTATATCATTAAAGGCAAGGTCAAAAAATACAAGGTAGATAAAGAAGGCAAGGAACAGATCATTTATATCGCCGATACAGGGCAGCTGATCGGTTACCATGCTATCTTGTCAGAGGAAAGGTACCCCGACTCTGCTACTGTGATAGAAGAAAGCACCATCGTATTTATCCCTAAAGAAGATTTCCTGAACACCATAGACCGTTCTCCCTTGCTTAGCAACAGGCTGCTTAAAACCCTGAGCCACGAATTTGCGGTGCTGGCAAACAGCCTTACCATGTTTGCCCGCAAAACGGTACGTGAACGGCTTGCCCTGCAGTTGATCGTTATCCGCGAGAAGTATAAAGCAAATGTCGTGGAAGGGATGCCCGTAGAAATAAATATCAGCCGTGAAGACCTGGCCAGCCTGGTAGGTACTGCACGGGAGAATGTGGTAAGGGTATTGACCGAGTTTAAAGAAAATAATATACTGGAAACAAAAGGCAGAAAGATCATCATCAGGGACGTCAATCAGCTGATCGCAATAGCGAATTATAAATAGGGCCTTCCTGCTGTTTCAGCGCTTTACCCACATTTTCAGCAGGAAATCGACCGTGGCGTCCACCAGTTGATAACTGGGCGGTATTTCGTCTTCCAGGCTGTGAAAGGTCACCAGGCGGGTACCGCTTGGCTTACTGTCCAGTCCTTTATACATATACCGGGCATAGTAGTTATACAGGCTGCTGGAATACTCTATCTGCTGATCAATTTGTCCATCCTCCACTAAATTCTCGAAAAAGGCATTGTAAAAGTAGAAATGATCAAAGTCTTCAAAATCTATCTGTGTGAAATTGCCGTGGATAAACTCGACATTTTTTGCCTCCGTTAATTCTTTGGCTGCACGGGCATAATGGTAGAGCTCCTTTCGCTGTTCTATGCCATAAAATGTAGCCTCCGGGAAATGATACCCGCCGATAAGGCAAAACTTACCAACACCGCTCCCAATGTCCAGGATCCTTTTTCCATCTCCGGTGGCCAGAAAGCCGGCGGATCTTTTGGCAACCTCCATTGGCGTCCAGTGTTGCATAGATAGCTTCTGAATTCTCTGTGGATATAACCAGTCAAATGCGGCATCACTTACGTACCAGGATGATCTCGATGTAATATTTCTAATGTTTCCCATGTTGGCGCTTTCACAAATAATAAGTTTTCATCCTGCCTCTGGCAGATGAAACATCATTCGCGTCACAAAGTTAATTTTGGATGACTTCGATTGGACTGATACTTTTCAATAAAAAAGTTGCAAAATGTTACTCTTTGGCAGGACATGCCTTCATCAGGAGTAGGTGGACCAGATAGTTCATAAACGCTCTAAACAACCCAGGATAGGCTGTTATTACTGCTTTACCGTCGGTCAATAGCTTGTTTACTGCTGGTATTCCCTGCGCCTGGAAATAATCATTTCAGCGAGTACGGGATCTTCAGGCCTTACAAACTGTTCTCCCAGGAAGGTGCTTACTATTTCAATGCCTCCCTGGATATGCCGGTTGAAGTCCTTCAGGTCTTCCGCAGGTATCCAGAGTTCATCATGGCCAATGCTGCCGACATTCTGCGGGGCATATTTTTCAACAAAAGAGCTATCGACCCTGAACCGGGTAACAATACCGCAATAGCCGGAGGCTTCATCATGCGTATTCCACTCAAACGCGATCTGTTCCGCATAGGCCTGGTTAAGCACGGGGTAAAAAATAGGCTGCCAGGAAAGTCTCGGGGGAAAACTTTTAAAATCTGCAGCGGCTATCAGCATGAATTCTTTCAATCCTGTAGGACGATAAAGGGTGATTGTTTCCATTGTGTTGCAAATTACATTCTTTGCATTGAATCCGGCAAGCAGTGATGTCTCTTCGCACCGTTAAAATTATCATACTGAGTAGCGACATATTCCTCTTAAACTATATCTTTATTGCCGGTAACAGGCATTTGCGCAACCCACTTAAAACAAGAAATAAATTCCAATGACGTCGAGAAGATCATTCCTTAAAACAACTACCCTGGCTTCTGCAGGCCTGCTGATCAGACCCT from Chitinophaga filiformis carries:
- a CDS encoding Crp/Fnr family transcriptional regulator, giving the protein MSLAGLFPIDKWNFKSHSILNNLPEDEHTDLFSHMQEQRYGKGEVIFREGAVASGIFFIKKGKVKKYQVDQTGREQIIYVANTGELIGYHAILAEEYYPDSAATLEESVISFIPKEDFTAVLERSIVLPRRLLKALSHEFTVLTNSISVFAHRSVKERLAIALIVLREKFKAETLPGEEIMINLSRSDLANMVGTGNENIVRILTEFKAAGILNSQGRKIWITDVKELIRLSGYGIQG
- a CDS encoding DEAD/DEAH box helicase → MSIHKLHPRLQDLVKDQKWDRLTEIQEKAFDPIYQGKSCIIEAPTSGGKTEAVLFPLLTRIATRKTSGFKVLYIAPLKALLNDLALRVLPYAQKCYMEAFKWHGDVSQGDKVRQMNFPSDILLTTPESIEAILLRRGNWRAVFSSLETIVIDEAHYFALTERGSHLMSLLARIGEYLPHEPQRIAVTATIGNPDELLHWLMGGRSGGECIRVEGKNTKEKDFEIRFFVEDGRDLQRDLYNLLVRKKSIVFDRSRTGTEDTAARINQYNQEHPGRFPVKVKTHHSSVSKRLREDAEASIKNVSGESLNAIISTSTLELGIDIGELDQILQIGGLNSSGSFLQRVGRTGRRAGRPQFFRGLCSDVGELVLLTGCVSLGMKGRSEAILLPRRAFHILAHQVICYCIQHAGATAEQIWTTLSKAFCFSKISRAELDMLVAHMVQEEYLRRVNGNVLLTGDKSEKEFLRANYRRLFAIFDTGPIYNVVDGKKVIGTLDSEFARTQQLPFIFVLGGQEWNTLKIDHEQQQVMVQKNETGIAPKWNTYNNPDIPFELAQEVGRLLMGDETIEFLDYQAFMVIRAQREAHRYLGWEKRKWIMEVAGGSGKIHLWTFAGDKINRALHIIFKSCSEGEGSYDYQKVVLNMNQMSIEAAYALMMRLRDQTENDIVNLLESNTAPKWFSKFSACLPDALATRTIIEKGMDAAGLVRELNIVTIEY
- a CDS encoding ADP-ribosylation/crystallin J1 codes for the protein METITLYRPTGLKEFMLIAAADFKSFPPRLSWQPIFYPVLNQAYAEQIAFEWNTHDEASGYCGIVTRFRVDSSFVEKYAPQNVGSIGHDELWIPAEDLKDFNRHIQGGIEIVSTFLGEQFVRPEDPVLAEMIISRRREYQQ
- a CDS encoding Crp/Fnr family transcriptional regulator yields the protein MSIRDKFPIDKWDFKSESVLADLPPAVYEMLTAHMSERVYKKNELLFREGTYPSGIYYIIKGKVKKYKVDKEGKEQIIYIADTGQLIGYHAILSEERYPDSATVIEESTIVFIPKEDFLNTIDRSPLLSNRLLKTLSHEFAVLANSLTMFARKTVRERLALQLIVIREKYKANVVEGMPVEINISREDLASLVGTARENVVRVLTEFKENNILETKGRKIIIRDVNQLIAIANYK
- a CDS encoding glycine cleavage system protein H, with protein sequence MKISTVSRPRINFTSNHEWIDFNGTVGFVGISAHRLKGIKNIVNVKWHNPKGTVEKGAVIAEIHTTEQVIPVCAPLSCKYLGRNQKLSGDLNLILESPQDNGWLFFVTPVKIYNQEPLLSPEHYQKLIRTKVAN
- a CDS encoding methyltransferase encodes the protein MGNVITRPTWFLADASFDWLYPERIQRMSGRHWTPLSIARKAAAFLAEEGKKVLDIGSGVGKFTLIGAHYNPRTFFYGVEQRSELHHYALAAQEYTRTENAAFFNLNFTQVNLAAYDHFYFYNAFFENLDVNDRIDHNIEYSDSLYQYYTRYLFRELNKKPAGTRLVTFHSLEDEIPPGYELKEASADFMLKMWVKR
- a CDS encoding class I SAM-dependent methyltransferase, which translates into the protein MGNIRNITSRSSWYVSDAAFDWLYPQRIQKLSMQHWTPMEVAKRSAGFLATGDGKRILDIGSGVGKFCLIGGYHFPEATFYGIEQRKELYHYARAAKELTEAKNVEFIHGNFTQIDFEDFDHFYFYNAFFENLVEDGQIDQQIEYSSSLYNYYARYMYKGLDSKPSGTRLVTFHSLEDEIPPSYQLVDATVDFLLKMWVKR